The genome window CACCCCGGAGATGCTGATCAAGGTTGAGAACCGGACTGCGCGCGCCCGGGTGCTCGCCGGCACGCTGGACCGTTCCTCGGCACCCGCCGGGGAGATCGGCTACGCAGAGCGGACCCTCGCCGGCTCGGAGAAGCAGCAGTACGAGCATGAGTTGGCCATCGATTCACTCACGCGTCAGCTCGAGCCCTTCACGCAGAGCATGACCTCCCATAGCGAGCCCTTCGTGCTGGAGCTGCCCAATGTCTGGCATCTCGCCTCGGATGTCACCGCCGAACTGTCGCCCGACAGCGAGGGCAACGTGCCGTCGTCGTTGGTTCTGGTGGACGCGCTTCACCCCACCGCCGCTGTCTGCGGTACCCCCACGACGGTTGCGGGAGAGCTCATCCGTGAGCTCGAGCACCTCGAGCGCGGCCCCTATGCGGGACCGGTGGGCTGGATGGACGCGCAGGGCAACGGGGAATGGGGCATCGCCCTCCGCGGCGCCGTGGTCGAAACGCCTACTAGGGTGCGGATGTACGCGGGATGCGGCATTGTCGAAGCTTCGCAGCCGTCCGCGGAACTGGCCGAGACATGGAGCAAGTTCCGTCCCATGATCGAAGCCCTGGGACTGCGTACTCCTTCCAGACCCTAATTCCGCTCAGGCTTAGCTGCTGGTTACCAATAGGCAAAACCTGTAGCCTGTGATGCACATCTCTATTACAGCTACAATCATCGATGACGATTTATTACTCCGTTCAAGTTGAGGTACTCCATGTTCTCGAAAATCTCCAGGTCGCTTGCCGTAGCGGCGATCGGCACCCTTGCCCTGACCGCATGCGGCGGCGGCGGCTCCGAGTCCGGTGAAGGCGGCGGTAGCGAAGCGGCGGGCGGCTCCGAGCTGAACCTCGTTTCCGAGGGCACGCTGACCGTATGCTCGGACGTCCCCTACGAGCCGTTCGAGTTCGAGGAGAACGGGGAGTACACCGGCTTCGACATCGACATCATGCGCGAGATCGCCACCGGTCTCGACCTCGAACTGCAGGTACAGGATGTCGGATTCGACGGCCTGCAGTCCGGCGCGGTGCTGGCAGCGGGACAGTGCGACGTCGGCGCAAGCGCTATGACGATCACCCCTGAGCGCGAGGAGAACCTCACGTTCTCCGATCCCTACTACGACTCGCTGCAGTCCCTACTGGTACCCGCCGACGGCGACATCGCCACTCTCGATGACCTTGCCGGCAAGGCGATCGGTGTGCAGCAGGGCACTACCGGCGAGCAGTACGCCCGCGACAACGTCCCCGCGGACACCGAAGTAATCGCGTTCCCCAGCGACGCCGAACTGTACCCCGCCCTGCAGGCAGGAAATGTCGCGGCTATCCTCCAGGACCTCCCGGTCAACCTGAACCACACGCAGGAGGGCGACTTCACCATCGCCGAGGAGTACCAGACCGACGAGCAGTACGGCTTCGCTTTCCCCAAGGAGGGCAGCGAGGCACTCGTTGAGGCTGTCAACACCCAGCTTGCCGAACTGCGCGAGAGCGGCCGCTACGACGAGATCTACAACACCTACTTCGAGGAGCAGTAACCTCTCAACGGATGTGCGGCAGTTCCAGCTTCCTGGAACTGCCGCAGCCGTGTTCGCCTCCTGAAAGACAGGTA of Arthrobacter sp. JZ12 contains these proteins:
- a CDS encoding transporter substrate-binding domain-containing protein translates to MFSKISRSLAVAAIGTLALTACGGGGSESGEGGGSEAAGGSELNLVSEGTLTVCSDVPYEPFEFEENGEYTGFDIDIMREIATGLDLELQVQDVGFDGLQSGAVLAAGQCDVGASAMTITPEREENLTFSDPYYDSLQSLLVPADGDIATLDDLAGKAIGVQQGTTGEQYARDNVPADTEVIAFPSDAELYPALQAGNVAAILQDLPVNLNHTQEGDFTIAEEYQTDEQYGFAFPKEGSEALVEAVNTQLAELRESGRYDEIYNTYFEEQ